From a single Nocardioides panacis genomic region:
- the egtB gene encoding ergothioneine biosynthesis protein EgtB: MSTLPDARPGRPSAHDADALKQYVADELERSRRRSLDLTTGTLDDGELLAQHSRLMSPLVWDLAHIGNYEEQWLLREAAGGAALRPELDDVYDAFEHPRATRPTLPLLKPGEAGDYIGQVRRRVLDALDALTLDPGRELLDAGFVFGMVLQHEHQHDETMLATHQLRRGDPVFPATDDLPAPAALVRSAEVRVPAGPFTMGTSTDSWSLDNERPAHQVDVASYAIDTVPVSNAAYRAFVEAGGYDDERLWSPAGWRWRCESGKRAPAFWFREGGTWLRRRFARVEPLPDDEPVQHVCWFEADAYARWAGRRLPTEAEWEKAASWDPATGTKTRYPWGEDDPTEEHANLGQSRYHPVASGSFPAGASPSGALQMIGDVWEWTGSDFTGYPGFRSFPYREYSEVFFDQGYKVLRGGCWATDPLACRTTFRNWDHPIRRQIFSGFRTARGV; the protein is encoded by the coding sequence GTGAGCACCCTGCCCGACGCCCGCCCCGGGCGCCCGTCCGCGCACGACGCGGACGCGCTCAAGCAGTACGTCGCCGACGAGCTCGAGCGCAGCCGCCGGCGCAGCCTCGACCTGACCACCGGCACCCTCGACGACGGCGAGCTGCTGGCCCAGCACTCCCGGCTGATGTCGCCGCTGGTCTGGGACCTCGCGCACATCGGCAACTACGAGGAGCAGTGGCTGCTGCGGGAGGCCGCGGGCGGCGCGGCGCTGCGCCCCGAGCTCGACGACGTGTACGACGCGTTCGAGCACCCGCGCGCTACCCGCCCGACGCTGCCGCTGCTGAAGCCCGGCGAGGCCGGCGACTACATCGGCCAGGTCCGCCGCCGGGTGCTCGACGCCCTCGACGCGCTCACCCTCGACCCGGGCCGCGAGCTGCTCGACGCGGGCTTCGTGTTCGGCATGGTCCTCCAGCACGAGCACCAGCACGACGAGACGATGCTCGCCACCCACCAGCTGCGCCGCGGCGACCCCGTGTTCCCCGCCACCGACGACCTGCCGGCGCCGGCCGCGCTGGTCCGGTCCGCCGAGGTGCGGGTGCCCGCCGGCCCGTTCACGATGGGGACGTCGACCGACAGCTGGTCCCTGGACAACGAGCGGCCCGCCCACCAGGTCGACGTGGCGTCGTACGCCATCGACACGGTGCCGGTGTCGAACGCCGCCTACCGCGCGTTCGTGGAGGCCGGCGGCTACGACGACGAGCGGCTGTGGAGCCCGGCCGGCTGGCGCTGGCGCTGCGAGTCCGGCAAGCGCGCTCCCGCGTTCTGGTTCCGCGAGGGCGGCACCTGGCTGCGGCGGCGCTTCGCGCGGGTCGAGCCGCTGCCCGACGACGAGCCGGTGCAGCACGTCTGCTGGTTCGAGGCGGACGCCTACGCCCGGTGGGCCGGTCGGCGGCTGCCGACGGAGGCCGAGTGGGAGAAGGCCGCCTCCTGGGACCCCGCGACCGGCACCAAGACCCGCTACCCGTGGGGCGAGGACGACCCGACCGAGGAGCACGCCAACCTCGGGCAGTCCCGCTACCACCCGGTCGCGTCCGGGTCCTTCCCCGCCGGCGCCTCGCCGAGCGGCGCGCTGCAGATGATCGGCGACGTGTGGGAGTGGACCGGGTCGGACTTCACCGGCTACCCCGGCTTCCGGTCGTTCCCCTACAGGGAGTACTCCGAGGTCTTCTTCGACCAGGGCTACAAGGTGCTCCGCGGCGGCTGCTGGGCCACCGACCCGCTGGCCTGCCGGACCACGTTCCGCAACTGGGACCACCCGATCCGCCGGCAGATCTTCTCCGGCTTCCGGACGGCCCGCGGTGTGTAG
- the egtC gene encoding ergothioneine biosynthesis protein EgtC, with amino-acid sequence MCRHLAYLGVPRTLASLVIAPEHALYEQSWAPRQQRHGTVNVDGFGVGWYVDRVEPVRYRRAQPIWTDASFASLAPTVATSCAVAAVRSATAGTSADEGAAAPFTHDRWLFSHNGRLHDWTTARKALAAQAADVPDTRVGVDSALLFGLALARWQAGQPLAVGLAGAARAVLGHGGGRLTMLASDGTSVAGVVVGEPMHVLATSDGTVIASEPHDDDPGWREVADLTAVHVGPEGLTETPIEELA; translated from the coding sequence GTGTGTAGGCACCTGGCCTACCTCGGTGTCCCCCGCACCCTCGCGTCGCTGGTCATCGCCCCGGAGCACGCGCTCTACGAGCAGTCCTGGGCGCCCCGGCAGCAGCGGCACGGCACGGTCAACGTCGACGGCTTCGGCGTCGGCTGGTACGTCGACCGCGTCGAGCCGGTGCGCTACCGGAGGGCCCAGCCGATCTGGACCGACGCGTCTTTCGCCTCGCTGGCGCCGACCGTCGCGACGTCCTGCGCGGTGGCCGCGGTCCGCTCCGCGACGGCCGGCACGTCGGCCGACGAGGGGGCCGCCGCACCGTTCACCCACGACCGCTGGCTGTTCAGCCACAACGGCCGCCTGCACGACTGGACCACGGCCCGCAAGGCCCTCGCAGCGCAGGCGGCCGACGTCCCGGACACCCGGGTCGGCGTCGACTCCGCGCTGCTGTTCGGCCTGGCCCTTGCCCGCTGGCAGGCCGGTCAGCCGCTGGCCGTCGGCCTGGCCGGCGCCGCGCGGGCCGTGCTCGGGCACGGCGGGGGGCGGCTCACCATGCTCGCCTCCGACGGCACCTCGGTGGCCGGTGTGGTGGTCGGGGAGCCGATGCACGTGCTGGCCACCTCCGACGGCACGGTGATCGCCTCCGAGCCGCACGACGACGACCCCGGCTGGCGCGAGGTGGCCGACCTGACCGCCGTACACGTGGGGCCCGAGGGCCTCACCGAGACCCCGATCGAGGAGCTCGCATGA
- the egtD gene encoding L-histidine N(alpha)-methyltransferase has translation MTIDRHLTPADLAASLRADVRAGLTSTPKTLPPKYFYDGQGSELFEDITRLPEYYQTRAEATILAERADEIADVTKARTLVELGSGSSEKTHLLLRALRRIGSLESYVPVDVSADAIEWAMPGLVADYPGLDVHGVVADFERHLHLLPSDGPRLVAFLGGTIGNFEPEHRAAFLASLGETLQPGDALLLGTDLVKDPERLVRAYDDTAGVTAAFDLNVLHVVNRELGGTFDVDRFEHVAVWDAERKWIEMRLRSRGEQRVDVRALDLSVDFADGEEMRTEVSAKFTEPRVAAELTGAGLRLAHWWTDTAGDFALSLATA, from the coding sequence ATGACGATCGACCGCCACCTCACGCCCGCGGACCTGGCCGCCTCCCTGCGCGCCGACGTCCGCGCGGGCCTGACCTCGACGCCCAAGACGCTGCCGCCGAAGTACTTCTACGACGGCCAGGGCAGCGAGCTGTTCGAGGACATCACCCGGCTGCCGGAGTACTACCAGACCCGCGCCGAGGCGACGATCCTCGCCGAGCGCGCCGACGAGATCGCCGACGTCACCAAGGCCCGCACCCTCGTCGAGCTGGGGTCGGGCTCCTCGGAGAAGACCCACCTGCTGCTGCGGGCGCTGCGCCGCATCGGCTCCCTGGAGTCCTACGTGCCCGTCGACGTCAGCGCGGACGCGATCGAGTGGGCGATGCCCGGCCTGGTCGCGGACTACCCCGGCCTCGACGTGCACGGCGTGGTCGCGGACTTCGAGCGGCACCTGCACCTGCTGCCCTCCGACGGTCCGCGGCTGGTGGCGTTCCTCGGCGGCACCATCGGCAACTTCGAGCCCGAGCACCGGGCCGCGTTCCTGGCCTCGCTGGGCGAGACCCTGCAGCCCGGTGACGCGCTGCTGCTCGGCACCGACCTGGTCAAGGACCCGGAGCGGCTGGTCCGGGCCTACGACGACACGGCGGGCGTCACCGCGGCGTTCGACCTCAACGTGCTGCACGTGGTCAACCGCGAGCTCGGGGGCACCTTCGACGTCGACCGCTTCGAGCACGTCGCCGTGTGGGACGCCGAGCGCAAGTGGATCGAGATGCGGCTGCGGTCCCGCGGCGAGCAGCGGGTCGACGTACGTGCGCTGGACCTGAGCGTCGACTTCGCGGACGGCGAGGAGATGCGCACGGAGGTCTCCGCGAAGTTCACCGAGCCGCGGGTCGCGGCCGAGCTGACCGGGGCCGGGTTGCGGCTCGCGCACTGGTGGACCGACACGGCCGGCGACTTCGCGCTCTCGCTGGCGACCGCCTGA